In Lodderomyces elongisporus chromosome 2, complete sequence, the following proteins share a genomic window:
- the PDE2 gene encoding 3',5'-cyclic-nucleotide phosphodiesterase, with the protein MLETLSLLKEIPDFKTKQSRNSSQKSHTKHYFSSFRDLLIHLFKKGNSEHDINYPIVIILDPKDNESRSRGNNQQNHQQNHQQNHQQNHQQNHQQNHQQNQHSYNDKHPTSQAHILDSLHNNDKRLLLDHFFGHHCLLILTNLNQQKRIQREIYRIESKVHYRIERVGLWTGTTTRASLSKCNKPLTKKEEQDEYDEQEEQEEQEEEEDMEAELSKHDGTRTMTQSLNRIVTRPNRTIKRLIQLKQLIVQEIDFIELLSNHDKEHLAHISAIVGDWSFPAHSFTNDDLVYCVFAMIKLVIKQLESERQEHKLEFAEKLHVPSDNELLAMIFTVRECYRNGNPFHNFRHAVDVLQASFHFCLKLGHFGDDEETIGSLQVGLKEILKESPNLNQGGLGCVINPVQSLALLMSALGHDVGHPGTTNAFLMQNKAPISLIYNDRSVLESYHAAVYINQILVVFWPSLLTTKIAEESKLSIHDVVSATILATDMSNHFEYLHQVDSLSKEEDYGPCSDRKIKLLGSLLLKAADISNVARPLKISCQWAVVLQREFDEIKQLEELIQSQRIAEDENGNDADLFGFNSRSYNSITSLSSAAQQSEASSVIEYFDNEEIVYEAVPTEINKIVLTYPVIPQGQLFFIRTFAEGLFENLSELYPSLSFARDIIKENKRFWESKEQN; encoded by the coding sequence ATGTTGGAAACTCTTTCACTTTTGAAAGAGATTCCCGACTTCAAGACCAAACAGTCGAGAAACAGTTCTCAGAAGTCACACACAAAACATTACTTTTCCTCCTTTAGAGATCTCTTGATCCATTTGTTCAAAAAGGGAAACAGTGAACATGATATCAACTACCCAATCGTTATCATATTAGACCCGAAAGATAACGAATCTCGACTGCGTGGGAACAACCAGCAAAACCACCAGCAAAACCACCAGCAAAACCACCAGCAAAACCACCAGCAAAACCACCAGCAAAACCACCAGCAAAACCAACATTCTTACAATGACAAACATCCCACAAGTCAAGCTCACATCTTGGATAGTCTCCATAACAATGACAAGCGTCTTTTGCTCGACCATTTCTTTGGCCACCACTGCTTACTCATCCTCACTAATTTGAACCAACAGAAACGCATACAAAGAGAGATTTACCGAATTGAATCCAAAGTCCACTATAGAATAGAGAGAGTAGGTCTATGGACAGGCACAACCACTCGCGCCTCCTTATCTAAATGCAATAAGCCTTtgaccaaaaaagaagaacaagatgAATATGACGAACAAGAGGAACAAGAGGaacaagaggaagaggaagataTGGAAGCAGAACTTTCCAAACATGATGGAACTCGGACAATGACTCAGCTGCTAAACAGGATAGTCACCAGACCAAATCGTACAATCAAACGCTTGATTCAATTGAAGCAGTTGATTGTTCAAGAGATAGACTTTATTGAACTCTTATCTAACCATGACAAAGAGCATTTGGCCCACATTTCAGCAATTGTAGGGGACTGGTCTTTCCCAGCACACTCCTTCACAAATGACGACTTGGTCTATTGTGTTTTCGCAATGATAAAACTCGTGATAAAACAATTGGAATCAGAAAGGCAGGAACACAAGTTGGAGTTTGCCGAGAAATTACACGTGCCTTCTGATAACGAGCTCTTGGCAATGATATTCACAGTAAGAGAGTGTTACAGAAATGGTAACCCATTCCACAACTTTAGACATGCTGTCGATGTTTTACAAGCTTCgtttcatttttgtttgaaattGGGCCATTTCGGCGATGACGAAGAAACTATTGGTTCACTCCAGGTTGGGCTCAAAGAGATTTTAAAAGAGAGCCCGAACTTGAATCAAGGCGGACTTGGATGTGTCATTAACCCTGTGCAAAGCCTTGCATTACTTATGTCAGCTTTGGGCCACGATGTGGGGCATCCAGGTACGACTAATGCATTTCTCatgcaaaacaaagcacCCATTTCATTGATTTACAATGACCGTTCCGTATTAGAATCGTACCATGCTGCAGTATATATTAATCAGATTCTTGTTGTGTTTTGGCCCTCGTTGTTGACTACTAAAATTGCCGAAGAATCTAAACTTCTGATACATGATGTTGTAAGTGCCACAATCTTGGCTACTGACATGTCGAACCATTTCGAGTACCTCCATCAAGTAGACTCATTATCAAAGGAAGAAGACTATGGTCCTTGTTCAGACCGGAAAATAAAGCTTTTGGGGTCGCTCTTGCTAAAGGCTGCTGATATATCTAATGTTGCACGGCCATTGAAGATTTCTTGTCAATGGGCGGTTGTTCTTCAACGGGAGTTTGATGAAATTAAACAGTTGGAGGAGTTGATACAAAGTCAGCGAATTGCTGAggatgaaaatggaaatgatgctgatttgtttggttttaatagTAGGTCCTACAACTCCATCACACTGTTGAGCTCTGCTGCTCAACAGAGCGAAGCGCTGTCAGTTATAGAATACTTTGACAATGAGGAGATTGTTTACGAGGCCGTACCCACTGAAATCAATAAGATTGTTTTGACATACCCCGTAATCCCTCAAGGTCAGTTGTTTTTCATACGCACATTTGCTGAAGGATTGTTTGAAAACCTTTCTGAGTTGTATCCAAGCTTGAGCTTTGCACGTGATATAATCAAGGAAAACAAGAGGTTTTGGGAGagtaaagaacaaaattaG
- the YKT6 gene encoding palmitoyltransferase (BUSCO:EOG09264CP4), which translates to MKVYYIGILKTSGSKAVELTSARDLSQFSFFERNGVSQFMTFFAETVSQRTPAGQRQSVEEGNYVGHTYTRSEGLSAVIVTDKEYPVRPAYTLINKILEEYLSLHPKSEWDNVEQTNSKLEYPQLEQYLKKYQDPSQADSIMKVQQELDDTKVVLHKTIEGVLQRGEKLDALVDKSEALSSSSRMFYKQAKKTNSCCIIM; encoded by the coding sequence ATGAAGGTATATTACATAGGAATCCTCAAAACGAGCGGCTCAAAAGCTGTTGAACTCACTTCAGCAAGAGACTTGTCACAATTCTccttttttgaaagaaatgGGGTATCGCAATTTATGACTTTTTTTGCAGAAACTGTATCTCAGAGAACGCCAGCTGGTCAAAGACAATCtgttgaagaaggaaaCTATGTTGGTCACACGTATACCCGATCTGAAGGTTTATCAGCAGTCATTGTTACCGACAAAGAGTATCCAGTTAGACCAGCATATACATTGATCAACAAGATCTTGGAAGAGTATCTTTCATTGCATCCCAAATCAGAATGGGATAATGTcgaacaaacaaatagcAAATTAGAATACCCTCAATTGGAACAatacttgaaaaaataCCAGGATCCATCCCAAGCAGACTCAATAATGAAGGTACAACAAGAATTGGATGATACCAAAGTTGTGTTACACAAGACCATTGAGGGCGTGTTGCAAAGGGGTGAGAAATTAGATGCATTAGTGGACAAATCTGAGGCTTTGAGTAGTTCGTCGAGAATGTTCTACAAACAGGCGAAAAAGACCAATTCTTGTTGCATCATCATGTAA
- the MIA40 gene encoding Oxidoreductase (BUSCO:EOG092651BA), with translation MYRQIARSSLARQARARIARSYSSASSSSAKSSLNSKLVAGAVVPIAMAVGYFATTTSTSSPISNDSTADRIRKAVSDGNAMADDQAEKFAAEQSRLRKETSDAKIEGHKKQAEENTKEAGATDSKDIASDSDVRDKAADELNEDSSRHANSDPRVVEEKAIKKEEIRSNKQEDDEKKQAEEQGDKKKGGDEEKGDGSDEGKQEAAYNPETGEINWDCPCLGGMAHGPCGEEFKEAFSCFVFSETEPKGIDCIKKFENMRSCFKKHPEDYKEELYTDDHELDTEAVEHVVLEEAEPAVKDIEDGLDSGKLKPKKE, from the coding sequence ATGTATAGACAAATTGCTAGATCATCATTGGCTCGTCAAGCCAGAGCTAGAATTGCTAGGTCATATTCCTCGGCATCCTCATCATCTGCCAAGTCCTCACTCAACTCAAAGCTAGTTGCTGGTGCAGTTGTACCAATTGCTATGGCGGTTGGCTACTTTGCCACCACCACATCGACTTCCTCGCCTATTAGCAATGACTCCACGGCTGATAGAATCAGAAAAGCTGTTTCCGATGGGAATGCGATGGCAGATGACCAAGCCGAAAAGTTTGCTGCTGAGCAATCAAGGTTGAGGAAGGAAACCTCCGATGCCAAGATTGAAGGTCACAAGAAGCAAGCCGAAGAAAATACCAAGGAGGCAGGCGCTACTGATTCCAAGGACATTGCATCTGACTCAGACGTAAGAGACAAGGCTGCTGACGAATTGAACGAAGACTCTAGCAGACACGCAAACAGCGACCCTAGAGTAGTTGAGGAGAAAGCAATCAAGAAGGAGGAGATTAGATCCAATAAGCAAGAGGATGACGAGAAAAAACAAGCTGAAGAACAAGGtgacaagaagaaaggtGGAGATGAGGAAAAGGGTGATGGCAGTGATGAAGGTAAACAAGAAGCAGCTTACAACCCTGAAACCGGTGAGATCAACTGGGACTGCCCTTGCTTGGGTGGTATGGCTCATGGACCATGTGGTGAAGAATTTAAAGAAgcattttcttgttttgtcttttcgGAAACCGAACCAAAGGGCATTGACTGTATaaagaaatttgaaaacatgAGATCTTGTTTCAAGAAACACCCAGAAGATTACAAAGAGGAATTGTACACCGATGACCATGAGTTGGACACTGAGGCTGTTGAGCACGTTGTATTAGAGGAAGCTGAACCAGCAGTAAAAGACATTGAAGATGGTCTTGATTCAGGTAAGCTTAAGCCAAAGAAGGAATAG
- the LYS2 gene encoding large subunit of alpha-aminoadipate reductase (BUSCO:EOG092603D0): MSEFWTKYLDNPTLSVLPHDYLKPANNKSVEGTFSFTAKHVVRDFQHGLAVFAALIYRLTGDEDIVIATDEAANSPSFIIRLSMSPELKFQELVTKVKEEFTKCAYEVNYRNLSELSEKIKVAKKLDEHPELFKLSYEHANANQQLNTTVEGSVRDLAIYTNDSEFTIYYNALLYSTERIQIFAEQFEHYLLAVDEDSNTAITKVDLVTPLQKQALPDPTLDLDWSGYRGAIQDIFQKNAESHPNRECVIETASFMDPKSKTRTFTYKQINQASNIVGNYLKDTGIKKGDIVMIYAYRGVDLMVAVMGVLKAGATFSVIDPAYPPARQNIYLSVAKPRGLIVLEKAGLLDDLVTKYIKDELEVITTIPQLKIEDDGALVGGVLPSGSGEDCLFDFAKYKDQPTGVVVGPDSNPTLSFTSGSEGIPKGVLGRHYSLAYYFPWMAKRFGLSEKDKFTMLSGIAHDPIQRDMFTPLFLGAQLLVPTADDIGTPGKLAEWMATYGATVTHLTPAMGQLLSAQATTAIPSLHHAFFVGDILTKRDCLRLQSLAENVYIVNMYGTTETQRSVSYFEIESRKSNPTYLKNLKDVMPAGTGMHNVQLLVVNRNDRSRTCGVGEVGEIYVRAAGLAEGYRGLPDLNAAKFITNWYVDPLKWVKEDEQKAKDEQWRQEGWKGPRDRMYRSGDLGRYLPDGNVECCGRADDQVKIRGFRIELGEIDTHLSQHPLVRENVTLVRRDKDEEATLISYIVPKDSPELANFKSEVDDASEEVNDPIVQGLVAYRELIKDIKAYLKKKLASYAIPTIIVPLVKLPLNPNGKVDKPKLPFPDTAQLEAVSKLSVSASDLAAAEHEEFSKLEQQIKDLWFEVLPNKPPTISKTDSFFDLGGHSILGTRMIFELRKRLNIEIPLGVIFKNPTVEQFAREVEKTIQGGKDFELANGTGAGAGTGTGTVNEGSGQEKNDNEDEHKHATVEYAEDARILSSTALRANYQSLTKLPTKNAVNVFLTGATGFLGSFIVRDLLEARKDKLDIKVYAHVRASTKEAGLERLRQTGKTYGIWKEEWSKRIEVVLGDLSKERFGLDETEWSKLTDTVDVIIHNGAFVHWVYPYSQLRDANVIGTINVLNLAADGKPKYFSFVSSTSALDTDYFVNLSDELLQQGKAGILESDDLKGSSQNLGTGYGQSKWSAEYIIRRAGERGLRGCIIRPGYVTGFTETGASNTDDFLLRMLKGATELGQYPNITNSVNMVPVDHVARVVTATSLSPPSQEELLVAHVTGHPRIHFDEFLGSLKSYGYDIAMADYPQWTSALEQFVVDGSKESALFPLLHFVLDNLPQDTKAPELDDTNTRKSLMKDIEFTGEDVSQGKGVTTDLMGIYISYLIQIGFLPKPSGRGEKPIPKIELSQETLELIKQGGGARGSAAK, from the coding sequence atgtcTGAATTTTGGACTAAATATTTGGACAACCCCACATTATCTGTCCTTCCACATGACTATTTGAAACCAGCTAATAATAAGTCTGTTGAAGgtactttttcatttacaGCTAAACATGTTGTAAGAGACTTTCAACACGGATTGGCTGTGTTTGCAGCATTGATCTACAGGTTGACTGGAGACGAGGATATAGTGATAGCCACTGACGAAGCAGCCAATTCCCCTTCATTCATTATAAGATTGAGCATGTCACCCGAGTTGAAATTCCAAGAATTGGTAACCAAAGTTAAGGAGGAGTTTACCAAATGTGCGTACGAGGTCAACTATAGGAATTTATCTGAACTCAGCGAAAAGATCAAAGTTGCTAAAAAGCTTGATGAACACCCCGAACTTTTCAAACTTTCATATGAGCATGCTAATGCTAACCAGCAATTGAATACAACGGTTGAAGGATCTGTTCGTGATTTGGCTATTTACACCAATGACTCCGAGTTCACCATATACTACAATGCCTTGTTGTACTCTACTGAAAGGATACAGATTTTTGCAGAGCAATTTGAACACTATTTGTTGGCAGTAGATGAAGATTCGAACACTGCAATTACCAAAGTCGACTTGGTCACGCCACTTCAAAAACAAGCATTACCAGATCCTACTTTGGATCTTGATTGGAGTGGTTATAGAGGAGCTATTCAAGAcatatttcaaaaaaatgcTGAGCTGCATCCTAACAGAGAGTGTGTGATTGAGACTGCATCTTTTATGGATCCTAAATCCAAAACTAGGACATTCACTTATAAGCAAATTAACCAAGCATCAAACATTGTGGGTAATTACTTGAAAGATACAGGGATCAAGAAAGGTGACATTGTCATGATTTATGCTTACCGTGGTGTTGACTTGATGGTTGCTGTTATGGGTGTTTTGAAGGCTGGTGCGACATTCTCGGTGATTGACCCAGCCTACCCTCCAGCAAGACAAAACATTTACTTGTCAGTGGCCAAGCCAAGAggtttgattgttttggAGAAAGCAGGTCTTTTGGATGACTTGGTAACTAAATATATCAAGGACGAGTTGGAGGTGATTACTACAATCCCGCAATTGAAGATTGAGGACGATGGAGCATTGGTTGGGGGTGTATTGCCATCTGGCTCTGGCGAAGATTGTCTTTTTGACTTTGCTAAATACAAAGATCAACCAACCGGGGTTGTAGTTGGTCCAGATTCTAACCCTACTTTGTCGTTCACTTCTGGTTCTGAAGGTATTCCCAAGGGTGTTCTCGGTCGTCATTACTCTCTAGCCTATTACTTTCCATGGATGGCAAAGAGATTTGGATTATCTGAAAAGGACAAGTTTACCATGTTGTCGGGTATTGCACATGATCCTATTCAAAGAGATATGTTCACTCCATTGTTCTTGGGTGCGCAATTATTAGTTCCAACTGCTGACGATATTGGAACTCCTGGTAAATTAGCTGAATGGATGGCAACGTATGGCGCCACGGTGACACATTTAACTCCAGCGATGGGCCAATTATTGAGCGCCCAGGCTACAACAGCCATTCCATCTTTGCATCATGctttctttgttggtgATATCTTGACCAAGAGAGATTGTTTGAGGTTGCAAAGCTTGGCCGAAAACGTATATATCGTGAACATGTACGGTACGACAGAGACTCAAAGATCAGTTTCATATTTTGAGATTGAGAGCCGAAAATCGAATCCAACTTAtttgaagaatttgaaGGATGTCATGCCTGCAGGAACCGGTATGCACAATGTCCAATTGTTGGTTGTGAACAGAAACGACCGGTCACGCACTTGTGGTGTTGGTGAAGTTGGTGAAATCTATGTTCGTGCAGCTGGTTTGGCAGAAGGTTACCGTGGATTACCCGATTTGAATGCCGCAAAATTTATCACCAATTGGTATGTCGACCCATTGAAATGGGTCAAGGAAGACGAACAAAAAGCCAAGGATGAGCAATGGAGACAAGAAGGATGGAAAGGACCAAGAGACAGGATGTACAGATCTGGTGATTTGGGAAGATACTTACCAGATGGAAATGTTGAGTGCTGTGGACGTGCAGATGATCAAGTAAAAATTAGAGGGTTCAGAATCGAGTTGGGTGAGATTGATACGCATTTATCACAACACCCACTAGTTAGAGAGAACGTGACATTGGTGAGAAGagataaagatgaagaggCAACTTTGATTTCATACATTGTACCCAAAGATTCACCAGAATTGGCCAACTTCAAGTCCGAAGTAGATGATGCATCAGAGGAAGTCAATGACCCAATTGTTCAAGGGCTTGTTGCTTACCGTGAATTGATCAAAGACATTAAAGcctatttgaaaaagaagttggCCTCTTATGCTATTCCCACCATTATTGTTCCACTTGTCAAATTGCCATTGAACCCCAATGGAAAAGTCGATAAGCCAAAGTTGCCATTCCCAGACACTGCCCAACTCGAAGCTGTTTCGAAATTAAGTGTTTCTGCATCAGACCTTGCTGCGGCCGAGCATGAAGAATTTAGCAAATTAGAGCAACAGATTAAGGACCTTTGGTTCGAAGTGTTACCCAACAAGCCGCCTACCATTTCTAAAACGGATTCTTTCTTTGACCTTGGTGGCCACTCTATTTTGGGAACTAGAATGATTTTTGAGTTGAGAAAAAGGCTTAATATCGAGATTCCACTTGGTGTTATTTTTAAGAATCCAACTGTTGAGCAGTTTGCTAGAGAAGTGGAGAAGACTATTCAAGGTGGCAAAGACTTTGAGTTAGCTAATGGTACTGGAGCCGGAGCCggaactggaactggaacCGTAAATGAGGGGTCAGGacaagagaaaaatgaTAATGAAGATGAGCATAAACATGCTACAGTTGAATATGCTGAAGACGCAAGAATATTGTCTCTGACAGCATTGAGAGCCAATTACCAGTCTTTAACGAAATTACCTACTAAAAACGCAGTTAACGTTTTTCTCACTGGTGCTACGGGATTCTTGGGCTCATTTATTGTTCGCGATTTGTTGGAGGCCAGAAAGGACAAACTTGATATCAAAGTTTATGCTCATGTAAGGGCTAGCACCAAAGAAGCTGGATTGGAAAGACTTCGTCAAACAGGTAAAACATATGGAATCTGGAAGGAAGAATGGTCAAAGCGTATTGAAGTCGTACTCGGTGACTTATCTAAAGAACGTTTTGGTTTGGATGAAACCGAATGGAGTAAATTGACCGATACTGTTGATGTTATAATCCACAATGGTGCATTTGTCCACTGGGTTTACCCTTACTCACAATTGCGCGATGCTAATGTCATTGGTACTATAAATGTTCTAAACTTGGCTGCAGATGGCAAGCCCaaatatttttcatttgtttcGTCTACTTCGGCATTAGACACCGATTATTTTGTCAACTTGTCAGACGAACTTCTTCAGCAAGGTAAAGCTGGAATTCTTGAAAGTGATGACTTAAAAGGATCATCCCAAAACTTAGGCACAGGATACGGTCAATCCAAATGGAGTGCTGAGTATATTATACGTCGTGCTGGAGAGCGTGGTTTACGCGGATGTATTATTAGGCCAGGATATGTCACTGGTTTTACCGAGACTGGTGCATCCAATACTGACGATTTCCTTCTCAGAATGTTGAAGGGTGCTACTGAGTTGGGTCAATATCCAAACATTACGAATAGTGTCAACATGGTTCCCGTTGATCATGTTGCTCGTGTTGTTACTGCGACCTCATTGAGTCCACCAAGTCAGGAGGAATTGTTAGTCGCACATGTAACTGGGCACCCACGTATTCACTTTGATGAGTTTTTGGGTTCGTTGAAATCGTATGGCTACGATATCGCTATGGCTGACTATCCACAATGGACCTCTGCATTGGAGcagtttgttgttgatggaaGCAAAGAGAGTGCATTGTTCCCATTGTTGCACTTTGTGTTGGACAATTTACCACAAGATACAAAAGCTCCGGAATTGGATGACACAAACACCAGAAAGTCATTAATGAAGGATATTGAGTTCACCGGGGAAGATGTTAGTCAAGGCAAGGGGGTCACTACCGACTTGATGGGTATTTACATTAGTTATTTGATCCAAATCGGTTTCTTACCCAAACCAAGTGGTCGTGGCGAAAAACCCATTCCCAAAATCGAGTTGAGCCAAGAAACATTAGAGTTGATTAAACAAGGTGGTGGAGCCAGAGGTTCGGCagcaaagtaa
- the VTS1 gene encoding Flap-structured DNA-binding and RNA-binding protein yields MDFNDVDDNQRSTAPDYHAARQQSVGSKLQHELEALLDLDLSNQRSSQSAPPDPNQTQHHNHNHNQNQNQTQNQNQNQTQTTNSNQSENLTSQNPAALPASIPDSISLTPGHDELSSQKTNGLNSNTNLVAPAAGKFVNQGGISSSLLNSSLAGFNSQRDGGYNTLSSPMPSQIIGLSGNGSVVSAGQPQVGSLLQHSTSNPERPRSATDYTSIFNKPGKAFTNFSTSNLLSESNAQPSLSSPQVPASQVAAPPVPSVPSVPSVTTSQSNFYSDLLVFSNWIENLNPHDTVAMIDYLCASLSIDILLTFQSKFNSFLDNPSAHQFSGQHGQAFSASPFNNSYGQDFTTGMENLTISHDHGKQKFKQSMNTFNSNANAFQSPLSPPTHQQAPHTQSSLHGANHFLNIERGIVRPKSADPFLQNQKQQQQQQQQQQQQSFDRAKSPASHLHEKTNFLQLAAASKHNAGYSSNFHNPYGGVGYQQFYPTSSSASTSASAPGVSLGPGPSASNVQAGQQSSINGPHQDETTDMSHAALKLGALATINSRVALDSHKKYPYWNNHTHNHNNHNNHNNHNQHQRHQNQMQNQHSQSQISPPHSEQFTNSLNSSNAASYEDSLKRSANSQSVPTVGGNHTVGNSGINQRSNFNNPSTGFKKRGSSPISSVQMQHQNLSSSSVNSQSGTSSFTSLPLEVTSLELLNNIPAWLKLLRLHKYTDSLKDTHWKDLIELDDEALEKKGVAALGARRKLIKAFDMVKQTHL; encoded by the coding sequence ATGGACTTTAACGATGTCGATGACAACCAAAGGTCAACAGCGCCAGACTATCATGCAGCACGGCAACAGAGCGTAGGGTCTAAGTTGCAACATGAGCTAGAAGCTTTgttggatttggatttaAGCAATCAGCGGTCCTCACAAAGTGCTCCTCCCGACCCAAACCAAACCCAGcatcacaatcacaatcacaatcaaaatcaaaatcagactcaaaatcaaaatcagaaCCAGACACAAACTACAAATTCAAATCAAAGCGAAAACCTTACATCTCAAAACCCAGCTGCTTTACCAGCAAGCATACCTGACTCCATATCTTTAACTCCAGGTCATGATGAATTGTCATCACAAAAAACGAATGGGTTGAATTCAAACACAAACTTAGTCGCACCTGCTGCTGGGAAATTTGTCAACCAAGGTGGAATTTCATCATCCTTACTCAACTCTTCGTTGGCTGGTTTCAATTCTCAAAGAGATGGCGGCTATAATACATTATCGTCTCCAATGCCGTCACAAATTATTGGTCTTAGCGGTAATGGTAGTGTAGTATCTGCTGGTCAACCTCAAGTGGGTAGTTTATTACAACATTCAACTTCCAACCCCGAGAGACCACGATCAGCCACTGATTATACTAGTATTTTCAACAAACCAGGTAAAGCTTTCACCAATTTTAGCACACTGAACTTGCTTTCAGAATCAAATGCCCAGCCGAGCTTGTCATCCCCACAGGTACCAGCCTCTCAAGTTGCTGCTCCTCCAGTCCCTTCAGTCCCTTCAGTACCCTCAGTGACAACATCACAATCAAATTTTTATCTGGATTTACTAGTTTTTAGCAACTGGATTGAAAACTTAAACCCACATGACACTGTAGCAATGATTGATTATTTATGTGCTAGTCTATCGATTGACATCCTACTCACTTTTCAATCTAaatttaattcttttttggataATCCATCAGCCCACCAATTTTCTGGTCAACATGGTCAAGCGTTTTCGGCTTCCCCATTCAACAACAGTTATGGTCAAGATTTCACCACTGGTATGGAGAATCTAACCATTAGTCATGACCacggaaaacaaaagtttaAGCAGCTGATGAACACATTCAATAGTAATGCCAATGCATTCCAATCACCATTATCTCCACCAACACATCAACAAGCACCACATACTCAATCTCTGCTACATGGTGCTAACCATTTTTTGAACATTGAACGAGGTATCGTGCGTCCTAAATCTGCCGACCCCTTTTTACAAAACCagaaacaacagcagcagcagcaacagcaacaacagcaacaactgtTTGATAGAGCAAAATCTCCTGCGTCACATCTCcatgaaaaaacaaattttttgcaattggcCGCAGCGTCCAAACATAACGCTGGCTACTCTTCGAATTTTCATAATCCATATGGCGGTGTAGGTTATCAACAATTCTATCCCACCTCATCATCTGCTTCAACCTCTGCTTCTGCACCAGGTGTAAGCCTTGGACCTGGCCCCTCAGCGTCAAATGTGCAAGCCGGTCAACAGCTGAGTATTAATGGTCCTCATCAGGATGAAACCACTGATATGTCACACGCTGCTCTTAAGCTTGGTGCATTGGCCACTATAAATTCAAGAGTTGCATTAGATAGCCATAAAAAGTACCCATATTGGAACAATCACActcacaaccacaacaaccacaacaaccacaacaaccacaatcaacatcaacGTCACCAAAACCAGATGCAGAACCAACATCTGCAACTGCAAATTCTGCCACCACATCTGGAGCAGTTTACAAACTCGTTGAATAGCTCTAATGCAGCAAGTTATGAGGACTCCTTGAAAAGATCTGCAAACTCGCAGTCAGTCCCTACTGTTGGTGGAAATCACACTGTTGGCAATAGTGGTATCAATCAGAGATCCAATTTCAATAATCCCTCGACCGGATTCAAGAAACGTGGATCTTCGCCAATCTCTTCTGTTCAAATGCAACACCAGAACTTGtcgtcttcttctgttAACAGTCAGTCTGGTACCAGTTCATTCACGTCTTTACCCTTGGAAGTTACTAGTTTGGAATTATTGAATAACATCCCAGCGTGGTTAAAACTACTTCGATTACACAAGTATACTGATTCTTTAAAGGATACGCATTGGAAGGATTTGATTGAACTTGATGATGAAGCATTGGAGAAGAAGGGTGTTGCAGCATTAGGTGCTAGAAGAAAGCTAATTAAAGCGTTCGATATGGTCAAACAAACGCACTTATGA